In Lepisosteus oculatus isolate fLepOcu1 chromosome 15, fLepOcu1.hap2, whole genome shotgun sequence, one genomic interval encodes:
- the LOC107079445 gene encoding uncharacterized protein, whose amino-acid sequence MQRTMRSVCEVVYEIILLAFSICEVYSDTKVARRDITAIAGTTVSLHCKNESLSHLTQVNWKKDGHLLVSYRPESPPFYKENTTLRFQPSQDKLYGVQIQDVVTSDAGNYSCETTTQLGIWEEFWELLVQGHVETPVPNIAIYVVPSISFAVFGAIVIIFCKKRCRRRQSTRGNEARPFKRKMQRKNEEIYENSLMLKSDLDLAQQQKGCKETCFS is encoded by the exons ATGCAG AGGACTATGAGGTCCGTTTGTGAAGTTGTGTATGAAATCATTCTACTAGCGTTCAGCATCTGTGAAGTTTATTCAG ATACAAAAGTAGCCAGAAGAGATATCACAGCCATCGCTGGCACAACAGTGTCTCTGCACTGTAAGAATGAATCCCTGAGTCATTTGACACAAGTCAACTGGAAGAAAGACGGGCATCTCCTTGTCAGTTACAGACCTGAGAGTCCACCCTTTTACAAAGAGAATACTACATTAAGATTTCAGCCAAGTCAAGACAAGCTGTATGGTGTGCAGATTCAGGATGTGGTCACCTCAGATGCTGGGAACTATTCGTGCGAAACCACGACACAGTTAGGGATCTGGGAGGAATTCTGGGAACTTCTTGTCCAAG GTCACGTGGAGACTCCAGTACCAAACATTGCCATCTATGTGGTTCCTTCCATTTCATTTGCTGTCTTTGGGGCTATAGTGATCATTTTCTGTAAGAAAAGATGCAGACG ACGTCAGAGCACAAGGGGAAATGAAGCACGTCCCTTCAAAAGAAAG ATGCAACGCAAGAATGAAGAAATTTATGAGAATTCTCTGATGCTCAAGTCCGATCTAGATCTGGCACAGCAGCAAAAAGGATGTAAAGAAACATGCTTCTCGTAA